A window from Triticum aestivum cultivar Chinese Spring chromosome 6D, IWGSC CS RefSeq v2.1, whole genome shotgun sequence encodes these proteins:
- the LOC123143634 gene encoding CASP-like protein 4A2, translating into MAEVQPSPSSPSPPPRAAGGDPEDPPLPPPMPPQPQPQPQPREGGGGRSEDEEDPPSPPLPQSTTVPISNAAQYIPRVADHTTSAGGDGRSWYSWNGRTKDRRRQTPPPPQRQYPQSQPYPQPRPQPQQWVTPEPKPRPQLPHVADSPPVPARAAPSTVPAPGPTRSVERDRRPVPDIMYRKRRTATLQRTALFARLVAAALCLAALAVLAADTRKGWALDSYSNYTQLRYSEAVNVIGFVYSVFQFFALALHLTRKRHLIPRPKGDYFDFTMDQVLAYLLISSSSSATARVSDWIDNWGSDTFPNMANSSIIISFLAFVVFAINSLISAYNLFRRDL; encoded by the exons ATGGCCGAGGTacagccgtcgccgtcgtcgccgtcgccgccgccgcgcgcagCCGGCGGCGATCCCGAGGATCCGCCCCTGCCGCCGCCGATGCctccgcagccgcagccgcagccgcagccgcgcgagGGGGGCGGCGGCCGGTCGGAGGACGAGGAGGATCCCCCCTCCCCGCCGCTGCCTCAGTCCACCACCGTCCCCATCTCCAACGCCGCCCAGTACATCCCGCGCGTCGCGGACCACACGACCAGCGCCGGGGGCGACGGCCGGTCCTGGTACTCTTGGAACGGCCGCACCAAGGACCGCCGCCGCCAGACGCCCCCTCCTCCCCAGAGGCAGTACCCGCAGTCGCAGCCGTATCCGCAACCGCGGCCGCAGCCGCAGCAGTGGGTCACGCCGGAGCCGAAgccgcggccgcagctgccgcacGTGGCGGACTCGCCGCCTGTGCCCGCGCGGGCCGCGCCATCGACGGTGCCGGCGCCGGGCCCGACCAGGTCCGTCGAACGGGACCGCCGGCCCGTGCCCGACATCATGTACAGGAAACGCCGCACGGCGACGCTGCAGCGCACGGCGCTGTTCGCGCGGCTCGTGGCCGCGGCGCTCTGCCTGGCGGCGCTCGCGGTGCTCGCCGCCGATACCCGCAAGGGCTGGGCCCTCGACTCCTACAGCAACTACACCCAGTTACG GTACTCGGAGGCTGTCAATGTGATCGGATTCGTGTACTCGGTGTTCCAGTTCTTTGCACTAGCGCTGCACTTGACGAGGAAGAGACATTTGATTCCCCGGCCCAAGGGCGATTATTTCGACTTCACCATGGATCAG GTCCTGGCATACCTCTTGatatcatcatcgtcatcagcaaCCGCGCGAGTAAGCGATTGGATCGACAACTGGGGGAGCGATACTTTTCCGAATATGGCGAACAGCTCCATCATCATATCTTTCCTGGCATTCGTGGTTTTTGCCATCAACTCCCTCATCTCCGCATACAATCTGTTCCGCCGAGATCTTTAG